One window of the Janthinobacterium sp. PAMC25594 genome contains the following:
- a CDS encoding serine/threonine-protein kinase, with amino-acid sequence MELLDSPRQTPSQDDTISGHYEVRRLLGEGGFGHVFEAWDAKLCRSVALKRLKPQADVLHPEKLINEARLAASLKHAAFVRIFAIEGQGTSQSIVMELVEGQTLGQFMHSGKADLQAALDIAYQIADAMDEAHAMDLVHGDLKPSNLMLEASGKVRILDFGLARHIDPQATQTTTLCDLQGTIAYMAPERLMGRLPDTRGDVYALGAMLYEMLAGQRHFAHLNGLALAAAHMQATEPWPDLPDSVPPTINALVRAMTAHDPAERPRTMRDVREAIGAQRGEAVTLATALADETPAKEEPPASVSIRLPLPRKRTLQWGAGVALLAVLAGWQLPNIIPAVKSFVTGEKAPAPYSEMASMAAGMEALRVFDRDTSQEQAIAHFNTVLKHNPASAAASAGLSLAYSLRYIGNGRDETWLQRADAGAQQALTLDNQLALAHVAQAWVLEFQGKQEEALRASASALNLDPQNLMAIVGKARQLINLKKFDMAKTLLDDAAYNYPKERMLSTLLGLMHYRQADYASAEQAFRKSIELDPQSASAYAYLNAVLLRQNRNDEALRVLQQGLQLQPNWELYSNLGTSLFAKADYVGAVQAFENAVSSSKGSPNTYQLWANLADAQRWIPAQAEASQRSYRRAIELLTPLLARIPDDVTFNSRMALYSAYVGAKKEALNSVEKAVTNAPRLPDVQFRAALTHELIGNHDAAMTALLEAARLGYPLNLIETAPDLLNLRRDARYQQFVINLKRDPKT; translated from the coding sequence ATGGAACTGCTCGACTCCCCGCGTCAGACCCCGTCGCAAGACGACACTATCAGCGGGCACTACGAAGTGCGCCGCTTGCTGGGCGAAGGCGGTTTCGGCCATGTATTCGAAGCCTGGGATGCCAAGCTGTGCCGCAGCGTGGCGCTGAAGCGGCTGAAACCGCAAGCCGACGTGCTGCATCCCGAAAAACTCATCAATGAAGCGCGCCTGGCCGCCTCGCTCAAGCATGCGGCCTTCGTGCGCATCTTCGCCATCGAGGGCCAAGGCACGAGCCAGTCCATCGTCATGGAACTGGTCGAAGGCCAGACGCTGGGGCAATTCATGCACAGCGGCAAGGCTGACTTGCAAGCCGCGCTCGACATCGCCTACCAGATCGCCGACGCGATGGACGAGGCGCACGCCATGGACCTCGTGCACGGCGACTTGAAACCGTCGAACCTGATGCTCGAGGCTAGCGGCAAGGTACGCATCCTCGACTTCGGCCTGGCGCGCCACATCGACCCGCAAGCCACGCAAACGACCACCCTGTGCGACTTGCAGGGCACGATCGCCTACATGGCGCCCGAGCGCCTGATGGGCCGCCTGCCCGACACGCGCGGCGACGTCTACGCGCTGGGCGCCATGCTGTACGAAATGCTGGCTGGCCAGCGCCACTTCGCCCACCTGAACGGCCTGGCCCTGGCCGCCGCCCACATGCAGGCGACGGAACCGTGGCCTGACCTGCCCGACTCCGTGCCGCCCACCATCAACGCCCTCGTGCGCGCGATGACGGCGCACGACCCGGCCGAACGGCCACGCACCATGCGCGACGTGCGCGAGGCGATAGGGGCGCAGCGCGGAGAAGCTGTCACCTTAGCCACGGCCCTTGCTGACGAGACGCCCGCGAAGGAAGAACCTCCCGCCAGCGTCTCCATCCGCCTGCCCCTGCCCCGCAAGCGCACCCTGCAGTGGGGCGCGGGCGTGGCGCTGCTGGCGGTACTGGCGGGATGGCAGCTACCCAATATCATTCCGGCCGTCAAATCGTTCGTCACGGGCGAGAAAGCACCTGCGCCGTATTCGGAAATGGCCAGCATGGCGGCGGGGATGGAAGCGTTGCGGGTGTTTGATCGCGACACCAGTCAAGAACAGGCCATTGCGCACTTCAACACGGTGCTCAAACACAATCCAGCCAGCGCTGCCGCTTCGGCTGGCCTGTCGCTGGCGTATAGCCTACGTTACATCGGCAATGGCCGCGACGAGACTTGGCTGCAGCGCGCGGATGCTGGGGCACAACAGGCTCTGACGTTAGATAATCAGCTGGCGCTAGCCCATGTGGCGCAAGCTTGGGTGCTTGAATTCCAAGGCAAGCAGGAAGAAGCGTTGCGAGCGTCGGCCAGCGCATTGAACCTTGATCCGCAAAACCTGATGGCAATCGTCGGTAAAGCACGCCAATTAATTAATCTCAAAAAGTTTGACATGGCCAAAACGCTACTCGATGATGCAGCGTACAACTACCCCAAGGAGCGCATGCTCTCAACACTGCTGGGGTTAATGCATTATCGTCAAGCTGACTATGCTAGCGCTGAGCAGGCGTTTCGCAAAAGCATAGAACTCGATCCGCAATCAGCAAGTGCCTATGCCTACCTGAATGCCGTTCTCTTGCGCCAAAACCGCAATGACGAAGCCTTGCGTGTATTGCAGCAAGGCTTGCAACTCCAGCCGAACTGGGAGCTTTATAGCAATCTGGGAACGTCATTGTTTGCCAAGGCTGATTATGTGGGTGCCGTGCAAGCATTCGAAAACGCCGTATCTTCAAGCAAGGGGAGTCCGAATACCTATCAGTTATGGGCCAATCTTGCCGACGCACAGCGCTGGATCCCCGCACAAGCCGAAGCATCGCAAAGGTCCTATCGGCGCGCCATCGAACTACTCACACCGCTGCTGGCGCGCATTCCTGACGACGTCACCTTCAATTCGCGTATGGCCTTGTATTCAGCCTACGTGGGCGCAAAAAAGGAGGCATTGAACAGTGTCGAGAAAGCAGTCACCAATGCCCCTCGTTTGCCCGATGTTCAATTCCGCGCTGCACTAACCCATGAGCTGATCGGCAACCATGACGCGGCCATGACGGCGCTGCTGGAAGCTGCCAGACTTGGCTATCCTCTCAATTTGATCGAGACTGCTCCCGATCTATTGAACCTCAGGCGAGATGCTCGCTACCAGCAATTTGTTATCAACTTAAAAAGAGATCCTAAAACATGA